The Desulfovibrio aminophilus genome contains the following window.
CGCAAGGCGTTTGCGCAGCTTACCCGACCATGTCTTTCAACAACAGGTCGCGTCTCTTTTCCAGTTGGCGGATGGTTTGGGACAGAGATAGAATTTCCGTATGGCTTGAACGTATCCGTTCCGCCTCTTCCGGCGACAGCGTCGGCACGGGCAGGTCGCCCATGTCCGCGGTCTTGATCTGGGGCACGGTGCCGCCGGTGACGAGCCGGGCGATGTGCTCCTGAATCTCCCGCGAACGGAGCTGGTGGAAGAGGCAGATCGGGTCCGCGCCGTCGCGGGGCCGGAGCACCTGGAACGACTGGCTGGGGATCCAGTTCGGTCCGCAATCCTCCGGCGCCAGGGCGACCTTGCCCACGGCCCCCTTGCAGCAGAAGAGGATGTCGCCGGGACGCAGCAGCTGGCTTCTCTGGGCTTCGGACAAGGCCCCCGAATAGACCAAACCCTTCACCGGCCGCCGGAGCAGACCGTCGGTCTCGATGTCTCTTATGGCGGCCTCAAGGAAGAGGTGCTCCTCGGGAACCGTTTCCCCGGGCGCGAGACGCTTGGCACCGGGCCAGGCCTGCCCCCGGATGCCGTGGACGAGCAGGTGCAGGGGCTTGGTCCCGGCTTCCTTGGGCACGGGCGCGGCGCCTCGGACATGGCGGCGCGGAGTGATGTCGCAGTCGGCCCGGACCAATGCCTGACCCCCGAGGAGGCGGACGCGATCCGAGCGACCCTCCCGAAGAAG
Protein-coding sequences here:
- a CDS encoding restriction endonuclease subunit S, which codes for FLAAGRKLESLFKASLLRAGVLDAVIQLPVNLIPGTRWNPALLVLDAERDADAPVRLLDASEGFHDLLKERSTQARLKGWREVADLLREGRSDRVRLLGGQALVRADCDITPRRHVRGAAPVPKEAGTKPLHLLVHGIRGQAWPGAKRLAPGETVPEEHLFLEAAIRDIETDGLLRRPVKGLVYSGALSEAQRSQLLRPGDILFCCKGAVGKVALAPEDCGPNWIPSQSFQVLRPRDGADPICLFHQLRSREIQEHIARLVTGGTVPQIKTADMGDLPVPTLSPEEAERIRSSHTEILSLSQTIRQLEKRRDLLLKDMVG